In Candidatus Epulonipiscium sp., a single window of DNA contains:
- a CDS encoding competence protein ComEA produces the protein MKRQALLYACIIIVFIICGILYINNRLSLIDSPINELNSLEYEIEADIQAPIEADTSKLNQEKIKEEVIKEEPIKEQPIKEEILMAVYICGAVNNPDVYTLKEGSRIKDVIDMAGGALEDADLNYLNLAEKVIDTQKIYVPKIGEEIDKSLLKVENREEQVSTINTSSSGLININTASARELQTLSGIGSVIAQNIIEYRQSNGSFRTIEEIKNVSRIGDKTFEKIRNNITVQ, from the coding sequence ATGAAAAGACAAGCTTTACTTTATGCATGCATTATAATAGTATTTATAATATGTGGAATTTTATACATTAATAATCGATTATCCTTAATAGATTCCCCAATAAATGAACTAAATTCCTTAGAATACGAGATAGAAGCCGATATTCAGGCTCCTATAGAAGCAGATACTAGTAAATTAAATCAAGAAAAAATTAAAGAAGAAGTTATTAAGGAAGAGCCTATTAAAGAACAGCCTATTAAAGAAGAAATACTTATGGCAGTTTATATATGCGGAGCAGTAAATAATCCCGATGTTTATACCCTGAAAGAAGGGAGCCGTATTAAGGATGTAATCGATATGGCAGGCGGGGCCCTAGAGGATGCAGATTTAAACTATTTAAATCTAGCAGAAAAAGTTATCGATACACAAAAAATTTATGTACCAAAAATAGGAGAAGAAATTGACAAATCCCTCTTAAAAGTGGAAAATAGAGAGGAGCAGGTTTCTACAATAAATACTAGTAGCAGTGGATTAATAAATATTAATACTGCATCAGCAAGAGAACTTCAAACACTTTCAGGAATAGGTTCTGTAATAGCTCAAAATATCATTGAGTATAGGCAGTCCAATGGTTCTTTTAGGACGATTGAAGAAATTAAAAACGTATCAAGAATAGGTGATAAGACCTTTGAAAAAATAAGAAATAATATTACAGTACAATAG